GAACGTCTGTATGCCACCGGTTGGGCGAAGCGTGGCCCGGTCGGACTGATTGGCTCCACCAAGTCCGACGCGCTGCTCATCGTCACCAACATGCTGGAGGATCTGTCCAAGGCAGCCGAAGGTGGTCGTGTGGCGGCGGACCGCGATCCGGAATCCATCGACCGTCTGCTGGCCTCCCGTGGAGTCAAGCCGATCGACTTCGCCGGTTGGAAGAAGGTCGACGCGTACGAACGTGCCGACGGTGCGAAGGAAGGTCGCGAGCATAAGAAGGTCATCGACCCGGAGCAGATGCGCGCCCTGGCTCACGCCTAAGGTGGGTGTTTGAAACCCAGTCTGATAGGTTTCAGGCTTCTTTCATGCGTCTTGGGTGTCCGATTCTGGAGAATCGGACACCCGGGGAGAAGCTGAACGTGCGAACTTCCGCAACTGCCCCTAGTCCTTTCCGCAGCCCAGTCTCCAGCGCATATCCAGCAAAAACTCAGACTCCGTTTCTACGCTAGTGACCATGAACGGCAAATTGCAGGTGCATGGCCATTGCAATGGCTTGAAGACAACGCTGTTATTCGCGTTGATGTGGGGCGTCATCATGCTCATTTGGTGGGCGACCGGTGGCAGCCAGCGCACACTTGGTATCTACATTCTCATCGGACTTGGCTCAACGTTCGCATCCTACTGGTTTTCCGACAAACTCGCGATCGCATCCATGCGTGCGCAGGAAGTCAGCGAGCAGGAAGCGCCGGTACTGTACAAAATCGTGCGCGAACTGTCGGCAAAGGCGGGCAAGCCTATGCCACGTATTTATATCGCCCCAACCATGAGTCCCAATGCGTTCGCAACGGGACGCAATGAACGTCATGCGGCGGTCTGCTGCACACAGGGCATTCTGCAGATGCTCAACGAACGTGAGATTCGCGGCGTGCTCGGTCATGAGCTTATGCACGTGTACAATCACGACATCCTGACGTCTGCAATCGCGTCCGCAATGGCGACGGTCATTTCGTATCTAGGCTATTCGCTCATGTATTTCGGTGGTGGCAATTCGCGCGATGATCGTAATGACTCGTCTTCTAATGGTCTTGGATTGCTGGGTGTGCTGTTGAGTACGATTCTTGCGCCAATTGCCGCTTCGCTTATTCAGATGGCGATTTCGCGTACGCGAGAATATGATGCTGACGAAGATGGTTCCATGCTTACGGAAGATCCGGAGGCGCTCGCGTCCGCATTGAATAAGATTTCGAACGGCGCTGAGACGATGCCGATGCAGAAGACTGCTGGTACGCAGTCGGTTGCTGCGATGATGATTGCGAATCCGTTTTCTGCGGAAGGTTTCTCCAAGCTGTTTTCTACGCACCCGCCGACCTCGGATCGCATTGCGCGGCTGATGCAGATGGGGCAGGAGATGCGTCAGCAGGGCGTGCAGTCCGGATATTTGGCCGGTGGCTATGCCACGAGCGGCGTTGCGGCGGCGGATATTCGGCAAGGCGGACGTTCTGCGATGGCTGGTGCCGGTGGTCCGCAATTTGGAACGCAGTATGGGCCCGGGCATGATTCGGGCGGCTCGGCTGGCAGATATTCTCGCGACTATTCGCAGCGGCCGCGCGGCTGAGTCTCCGTGATATTGCGGAAAATTGGTATCGCATGTCGGTCTGTGTCCGCATACGCATCCGTTGCGTGCTAAACTGAAGTTTCGTGCCCAAAAGGCACAGCCTTGCGGATGTAGTTCATCGGTAGAACGAAAGCTTCCCAAGCTTTAGAGGCGGGTTCGACTCCCGTCATCCGCTCCATTCGAAACCCTTGGAATCGTTGG
This window of the Bifidobacterium pseudocatenulatum DSM 20438 = JCM 1200 = LMG 10505 genome carries:
- the htpX gene encoding zinc metalloprotease HtpX, with amino-acid sequence MNGKLQVHGHCNGLKTTLLFALMWGVIMLIWWATGGSQRTLGIYILIGLGSTFASYWFSDKLAIASMRAQEVSEQEAPVLYKIVRELSAKAGKPMPRIYIAPTMSPNAFATGRNERHAAVCCTQGILQMLNEREIRGVLGHELMHVYNHDILTSAIASAMATVISYLGYSLMYFGGGNSRDDRNDSSSNGLGLLGVLLSTILAPIAASLIQMAISRTREYDADEDGSMLTEDPEALASALNKISNGAETMPMQKTAGTQSVAAMMIANPFSAEGFSKLFSTHPPTSDRIARLMQMGQEMRQQGVQSGYLAGGYATSGVAAADIRQGGRSAMAGAGGPQFGTQYGPGHDSGGSAGRYSRDYSQRPRG